A part of Spodoptera frugiperda isolate SF20-4 chromosome 25, AGI-APGP_CSIRO_Sfru_2.0, whole genome shotgun sequence genomic DNA contains:
- the LOC118267098 gene encoding mitochondrial thiamine pyrophosphate carrier-like: MVGYDKYDSMTSQEKLIAGCLSGVMTKCITQPMDVIKLRSQLLRKPKQKNVTYRVARRIFWEEGITAFWHGHLLGQVHSVLSVSSQFFVYELTTKWFSAFDVSDTIKPVSNFICGTIAGCVQTTLVIPLEVIRVRQMVVKDQYRSVFKGAQAVYRYGGITAFYEGLSASILQMGPQAGISFAVFSFMQPLLLSLFAVCPPEECSGNKHRPQNIVMASTLAASTAGFISKSVTYPLDLVKRRLQFSTHKPNEKYKTPTQAKHLIRCNHIFKCLKYAYKKEGLKGLFRGWTVTVYKAQMTSIFAFTSYEIICFTFREFKSISVNK, encoded by the exons ATGGTTGGGTATGACAAATATGATTCCATGACGTCTCAAGAAAAGTTGATAGCTGGATGTCTATCAGGAGTGATGACAAAATGTATAACGCAGCCAATGGACGTGATCAAACTCAGGTCTCAATTGCTCAGGAAACCGAAACAGAAAAACGTGACGTACAGAGTAGCGAGGAGGATATTTTGGGAGGAGGGCATCACTGCCTTCTGGCACGGCCACCTATTGGGGCAG GTCCATTCGGTGTTATCAGTAAGCAGTCAATTCTTCGTGTATGAGCTCACCACAAAATGGTTCTCCGCATTTGATGTATCAGATACAATAaa ACCTGTCAGCAATTTTATATGCGGCACCATTGCTGGTTGCGTACAAACCACCCTGGTGATACCTTTAGAAGTAATTCGGGTGCGACAGATGGTAGTCAAAGATCAGTATCGTAGTGTATTTAAGGGAGCACAAGCAGTTTATAGATATGGAGGAATCACTGCTTTCTATGAAGGTCTGAGTGCTTCAATATTGCAG ATGGGACCTCAAGCGGGGATTTCGTTTGCAGTATTTAGTTTCATGCAGCCTCTTCTTCTTAGTCTGTTCGCTGTCTGCCCTCCCGAGGAATGCAGTGGCAACAAGCATAGACCTCAGAACATTGTAATGGCTAGTACTTTGGCTGCTTCCACCGCTGGCTTCATCTCCAAGTCGGTCACATATCCATTGGATTTAGTTAAACGAAGATTGCAGTTTTCT ACTCACAAGCCAAACGAAAAATACAAAACGCCGACTCAAGCTAAGCACTTGATCAGATGCAATCATATATTTAAATGCCTCAAGTATGCGTATAAAAAAGAAGGTTTGAAAGGCCTCTTTAGGGGATGGACAGTAACCGTTTACAAAGCCCAAATGACCAGTATATTTGCGTTCACGTCATACGAAATAATTTGTTTCACGTTCAGAGAGTTCAAATCAATAagcgtaaataaataa
- the LOC118267101 gene encoding uncharacterized protein LOC118267101 has product MYAKLALISLLVAVVVASPTPGGGGHHKHVTIHVPYKVHTIHHHHVSKVHVPVHVPVVKEVPVIKEVPIIQHVPVPVYKHVPVPVVKHVEVEKKVYLPVHQESHGWEGESLSHGWN; this is encoded by the exons ATGTACGCGAAACTCGCT CTTATCTCCCTCCTGGTAGCCGTCGTGGTCGCTTCTCCAACCCCCGGTGGTGGCGGACA CCACAAGCACGTAACCATCCACGTGCCGTACAAGGTGCACACCATCCACCACCACCACGTCTCGAAAGTCCACGTCCCCGTGCACGTGCCCGTGGTGAAGGAAGTCCCGGTGATCAAGGAGGTGCCTATCATTCAGCACGTTCCTGTCCCGGTGTACAAGCACGTTCCTGTCCCCGTGGTGAAGCACGTTGAGGTGGAAAAGAAGGTGTACCTGCCCGTGCACCAGGAGAGCCATGGATGGGAGGGCGAGTCGTTGTCGCACGGCTGGAACTGA